The genomic stretch GCCATATTGCCTGATCGTTGCACCAAGACTTCTTGACCAATCGTTGGTATTGCATCAATCGTTAGATTTTGACGTGACAATTCAAGTTCTAACATGGTGTCAAAAAGAACAGGGCTTAAAGGCAAAATCTCCGCATCACCACGTCTTGGATCCGTGTTGATTTCTTCATTAATCAAATCACGAATAGAACGTTTACCATCCCCTTTAACCCAAGCTGACTCGCCTTTGGCCGCAGCTACTACTTTTTTACCTACCACTAGAAGACGGTGCTCATTGCCTGGGATATATCTTTCAACCATGACGCCGCTACCTTCTTTGAGAGCGTCCGCATATGCTTTTTCAATTTCAACTTGAGTTGAAAGGTTAGTAAATACGCCGCGCGCGTGATTGCCGTCGTAGGGCTTGACCACCACAGGCACACCAATATCTTGGGCTGCTTCCCAGGCATCGCTAGCGCTATCAACCATGCGACCTTCTGGAACAGGAACGCCGCAAGCGGCTAGGAGTGTTTTGGTTAAATCTTTGTCTCTTGAAATGCCTTCGCCAATCGCACTCGTTGAATCAGTTTCTGCAGTCCAAATGCGTCTTTGTTTGTTACCGTAACCTAGTTGAACCAAGTTACCTTCAGATAAACGATTTGAAGGAATGCGTCTTTCGCGTGCGGCATCCACGATGCAGCCAGTGCTAGGGCCTAGATATAGGCTATCAACTAAATCTTCAATTTCTTTAATGGCGGCTGGCACATCAAATGGGCGATCTTCAATTGCAGCCATGACTAAATCGCGTGCATGGTAGAGCGCCGTTTTAGTAATTTTTTCATGCCAAGCACGTACCACTACTTTGTAAACGCCACGCTTATTTGTTTCTCTAGCTTTACCAAAACCGCCAGGCATACCAGCTAAATTTTGTAGCTCTAATGTGACATGTTCAAGAATATGTGCTGGCCATGTACCTTCTTCGAGGCGTTTAATAAATCCACCGCGTTCACCATAACTGCAACGATGTTCGATAAGAGTCGGGAGCCAAGCGCAAAGGCGCTCAGTAAAACCAGGGATTGTGTTGGATGGGCAGTCTTCTAAATCACCAATATCGACCCAAGCTTCGAGTACGGGGCGATAAGTCCACATGCTAGGTCCGCGGAGAACCTTTATGTCTATGATTTCTATAGTTTTTTTAGTCATGTAGGGCTAAATTGCCAAAAGTGCTTCATTGTACGTTGTCTTTCAACGCTTAGGCACTGTTTTTGTTGACAAAAAATGCAAATATTTTGATTCTTAAATTTGAGATAATTAAAGCCTTAATAAAAATTAAAAGTACCGTTTCCCTTGACCTTTACAGATTCTAGCCAAGTTAGTCGTATGCCAGAGCACTGGCGTTTTTTGTTGCCACGAGTTTTGTTAGCGGATGAGCAAGTATTAGCCTTTTTGGAGTTGGATTTAAATACCCAATTACGCTATTCCAATAGCCTGCTTTGTTTAACAACCCACGGTCTTCTTGCCTCTAAAACAGGCCAATCCTTGACGACATTGGAAAGTCGAGAGGCTTGGGAGTTCTGGCCCTATAGCGCTAATCTGCGTTTAAATCTGCATGACCATGCAGGCGTTGCTAGTCTTGAGTTGTGTCATGAGTCTGGGCGTTTAGCTCTATGGCGATTCACCTTAGCGCAAAACCCTGCTGCTAATCGTTTAATGCAGCAATACAAATTGGAGTTGGGTAAATTTTTAGGAAAGATTGACCCTGCGTCTGATGAGTTGGTGGGACAGCCTTTATGCCCAACTTGCTGGGTTCCTTTACCTCCCGATCAAGACGATTGCCCAGCATGTACTTCTGAAAATATGACACCACCATCAACGTGGACCTTGTTTCGTTTATGGCGTTTTGCAAAACCTTATAAAGGGCAATTGCTTGCAGGGTTCTTGTTGACGCTTGCTTCAACTGCGGCAACCTTGGTGCCTCCGTATTTAACGATGCCTTTGATGGACGAGATCTTGTTGCCATATCAAAGTGGCAAACCGATTGATTACGCATTGGCTGGGTTGTATTTGGGGGGCTTGTTGTTAGCGGCACTCTTGGCTTGGTCTTTAGGTTGGGCGAAAACCTACATCTTGGCCTTGGTGAGTGAGCGCATTGGGGCAGACTTAAGAACGACAACTTACGAACATCTGCTGAAGTTATCTTTGGAATATTTTGGTGGAAAACGCACGGGTGATTTGATGGCTCGTATTGGGTCGGAATCAGACCGCATTTGCGTCTTTCTATCCTTGCATCTATTGGATTTTGCAACGGATGTGTTGATGATCTTGATGACGGCAGCCATTTTGGTTTCGATTAACCCATGGTTGGCATTAGTGACTTTAATTCCATTGCCATTTATTGCATGGATGATTCATGTGGTGCGAGACAAATTGCGTTATGGCTTTGAAAAAATTGATCGCATTTGGTCTGAGGTGACTAGTGTTTTGGCTGACACGATTCCAGGTATTCGTGTGGTGAAGGCTTTTGCTCAAGAGCAGCGTGAGTCTGATCGTTTTAATGTAGCTAACCAACATAACTTGGCAGTCAATGATCGGGTTAATAAGGTGTGGGCTTTATTCTCTCCAACGATTACCTTGTTAACTGAAATTGGTCTCTTAGTTGTTTGGGCATTTGGTATTTGGCAGATTTCTCACGACGCCATTACCGTTGGTATGTTGACGGCTTGTTTAGCCTATATCAGCAGGTTCTATACACGTTTAGATTCAATGAGTCGGATTGTTTCATTTACGCAAAAAGCAGCGACTGGAGCAAAGCGAATTTTTGATATTTTGGATCATGTCTCGAGTGTTCCTGAGCCAGTAAATCCGGTTAAATTGGGTGAGGTTAAGGGTAGTATTGAGTTACAGAATGTGGGATTCCGTTATGGCAATCGTTCGGTAACGAAAGGCGTTAATCTTAAGATTGCTCCGGGTGAGATGGTGGGCTTGGTGGGGCACAGTGGCTCTGGTAAGAGTACTTTGGTCAATTTGATTTGTCGTTTTTATGACACCGCTGAAGGCACAATCAAAATTGATGGCATTGATATTCGTTCGATTCCTGTTGCTGAGTATCGCAAACATATTGGCCTAGTATTGCAAGAGCCATTTTTATTTTTTGGCACGATTGCTGACAATATTGCATACGGAAAGCCTGATGCAACTCGAGCCGAGGTAATTGCCGCTGCCAGGGCTGCACATGCACATGAGTTTATTTTGCGTTTGCCACATGGTTATGACTCATTGGTTGGTGAGCGCGGACAATCTTTATCTGGCGGTGAGCGCCAACGCATTTCTATTGCAAGAGCCTTATTAATTAATCCCCAAATTTTAATTTTGGATGAGGCAACCTCTTCAGTTGATAGCACGACTGAAAAAGAGATTCAAAAGGCACTCGATAATTTAGTTCAGGGTCGTACAACTATTGCGATTGCCCATCGACTATCTACTTTACGTAAGGCGGATCGTTTGATTGTTTTAGATAAGGGTCAGGTAATTGAAGAGGGCAGCCATGAGCAGTTGATGGCGGTGCAGGGTGTTTACCATCGTATGTATGAGACGCAAGCTCGCCAAGCTATGGAAGCAACTGAAGAGAATGAATTGGGAGTGAGTCATGGCTGAGTTCGATCATCTGCGTTTCACGCTATCGCGTAATGCGTTCGGCCATTTGTCTTTGGAAAGTGATCAGGGAACTTTCACCGATGTGGTTCCGGTCAGGGCTTTCCCTATTAGCGATCCAGATCAATCTATTGCTATAGTCGACCGTGAGGGGCATGAGTTAGTTTGGCTGGATCAACTGAATCAAACAAGTGCTGAAAATCAAGCTTTAATTAATGAAGAGTTGGCGGCCAGGGAATTTATGCCCGTTCTAACAAAAATTAATGATGTTTCTACATTCGCTACGCCCAGCACGTGGCAGGTTGAAACTAGTCGAGGCGCCACGCAGTTTATTTTGCGTGGTGAAGATGATATTCGGCGTATTAATAAAACCATGTTCCTGGTTTCTGATAATCATGGCGTACAGTATTTAATCCAAGATATTCAGAGCTTAGATAAACATAGCAGACGTTTGTTAGATAGATTTTTATAAGAAAAAAATGCCACTTCCTACAAACAATCATTCAATGAAGTTTGAGACGCGTGGTATTGAGTTAAGGGCAGCTTCTTTAGAAGCGCTCTCTAACGAAAAATTAAAAACAATTCAACATCTTCAAAAACATCAGCTTCATGATTGCGTGAATATTGATGAGTTTTTAGATCAAGCTGGCGCCTGTGTTGCTTTTCGCTTAAGGGATGAATATAAAGATTTATGGGCGCCCAATTGGGATACCACTCTCTTAAACGAGCATTTGGGAATTGATAGTCGTCGAAATGAAGACGCTTTAGATAAAGAAATTGTGATTGCGATGCTTTTAGCGAGCATTCCTTTTGTGTTTCCAACTTATGAAGAATTGGCTGCCGCGTTACGTATTCGGCATCATATTGTGCGTGCGGGGTATTTGGCAGAGCTGAATTTTGATACTAATGCTGCTGAAAGGCCTGAGGATTGTTGGCATTACGATGAGGATGCTGGTTTTTTATTAAACGAAGATATTTCGATTATTAAAGCGCTCACCAAGGCGACCCAGCCAGATGCTACGCATCCTGCCTATTCTTTCTCTTGTTATCGAGCTACTGAATACGTCATCCTTTTAGGGATTGCTCAAGAGCTAGAGAGAAGTAATCCAACATTATTAAAAGCATTGGAAAAGCGCTCAGAAAAAAGAGCTATTAGATCTGGTGAGTTTCATGAAGTATTTTTAAAGGAATATGGTTCGATTGATGAACCTTTTCCCATGAAATATTACGTGCCTGGTGATCGTGTTTGGTTCCGCAATCCTGATGACCGATCTTCTGATATCTCTGGTTATGAGGGTTCTTGGGTTATTTACTTGGGCCATAATCTTTTTACTAATTTCTGGAAGCGAAATAGCCCTTTTACGCTAGAAACTAAATGTGTTGAAGTCTTTCACTGGAAAGACGGTGCGTATACAGGAGATGATGGCGAGCTTCATATGGATGAGTCAATTGTTGAGCTTGAGGTGGCTAAATCTTTAGCCGATCCGATGCAGTATGCTCAAATTATTAATCGCATGATGCGTTATCGTGACCCTAAAGGTGTTTATGCCGAAGGTGGTTGTATTGATACCTCGCGAGAATCGCCAAGATGGGTTTGTCCATTAACTGGTGATTTGCTTATCCCTGATTAACACTTGCTTTTTGATTTTGCGCTGACTTTAAAGCAACGTCATATTTTTCTGATTGTCTTGTAGGAAAAGCCTGATTTTTTTGTAAGATAGATTTCATGACCTTCTAAAAACTCTTTGTAGAACAAAGGGTGCATTTGATAGGCGCTGATAGTTTTGTCAAATTAATCAGTTCCTATATTTTCTAGACATATACATTTCAAACGCTGCCTCCTATTCTCGCTGGATTGGTTTTTTTGCCGATTAAAACAGTTAGAGGAGAAAAAATGGTTCATAACAACCATGAATTAAAAAGAAGTCTTCAACCAAGGCATATACGTTTAATGGCCCTAGGTTCAACTATTGGTGTTGGCCTATTTCTTGGCTCTGCAACTGCTATTCAGCTAGCGGGTCCTTCCATTATTTTGGGTTATGTATTGGCTGGCCTAGTGGCATTTATTGTTTTACGTGCCTTAGGCGAAATGGCTGTTCATGAACCAGTCGCTGGCTCATTTGCTCATTACGCGGGTAAATATATGAGCCCATTAGCTGGGTATCTCGTTGGTTGGGGCTATTGGACCTATTGGGTAGTGGTGGGGTTGGCTGAGGTGACTGCTGTTGGTATGTATATGTCTTTGTGGTTTCCCGATGTGCCTCAGTGGATTTGGGCATTGGCTTCCATCGTCTGTATGGGAGGCATTAATTTTGTCGCTGTCAAAGTATTTGGTGAGTTTGAGTTCTGGTTCTCATTAATCAAGGTGGTCGCTATTGTGACTATGATTGGTATGGGGCTTGGGATGATTTTCTTTGGTATGGGAAATGGTGGTGAACCGATTGGGGTAGCTAACCTTTGGCAACATGGCGGCATTTTCCCTAATGGGGTCGAGGGATTTTTACTATCTTTACAAATGGTGCTGTTTGCCTATGTGGGTATTGAAATGATTGGCCTCTCTGCAGGAGAGGCAGAGAACCCAAGTAAAACAATTCCGATGGCGATTGATTCTTTGGCGTGGCGCATTTTGATTTTTTATGTGGGCGCATTGTTCGTCATTCTTTCTATTTTCCCTTGGCATGAGGTTGGTTCGAGCGGAAGTCCATTTGTCTCTATGTTTGAAAGCATGGGTCTTAGAGAGGCCGCTGGCGTTATTAACTTTGTTGTAATTACCGCAGCGCTTTCATCTTGCAATGCTGGAATTTTTAGTGGCGGCAGATTGTTATTAGGTTTATCTAGAGTGGGTAACGCACCTAAAGCTTTGGGGGAGCTGTCTAGTGAGGGTGTGCCATATAAGGCCATTATTTTTACGGTGATCTTTCCAACACTTGGCGTCGCACTTAATTATTTCGTTCCAGAAAAAGCATTTCAATGGATTACTGCTGCGGTGACTTTAATTGGTTTATTGGTGTGGATTGCTATTTTGGTAACGCAAATCTGCTTCAGAAAACATTTAAGCAAAAAACAAATTGGAGACTTGTCTTATAAGGCTGTGGGTTGGCCCTATGCCTCCTGGTTTGCGATTGGCTTTGTGTTTTTTGTGATTGGGTTGATGTGGTATTCAGACTTAACACGTATGGGATTTTATGTGGGTCCGCCAATTTTAATTTTATTGACAGTTTTTTACTTTGCATTTGGTTTACATAAAAAAGATAGGAGAGCGTAATGATTATTGGTGTGCCTAAAGAAATTAAAAATCATGAGTACCGGGTAGGGCTAACGCCGGATCAGGTGAAAGATCTACGTACGTATGGTCATCAGGTATTAATTCAAAGAAAAGCGGGCGAAGCG from Polynucleobacter sp. MWH-Spelu-300-X4 encodes the following:
- the cphA gene encoding cyanophycin synthetase gives rise to the protein MTKKTIEIIDIKVLRGPSMWTYRPVLEAWVDIGDLEDCPSNTIPGFTERLCAWLPTLIEHRCSYGERGGFIKRLEEGTWPAHILEHVTLELQNLAGMPGGFGKARETNKRGVYKVVVRAWHEKITKTALYHARDLVMAAIEDRPFDVPAAIKEIEDLVDSLYLGPSTGCIVDAARERRIPSNRLSEGNLVQLGYGNKQRRIWTAETDSTSAIGEGISRDKDLTKTLLAACGVPVPEGRMVDSASDAWEAAQDIGVPVVVKPYDGNHARGVFTNLSTQVEIEKAYADALKEGSGVMVERYIPGNEHRLLVVGKKVVAAAKGESAWVKGDGKRSIRDLINEEINTDPRRGDAEILPLSPVLFDTMLELELSRQNLTIDAIPTIGQEVLVQRSGNMAFEVTHLMHPDVAEQVALAARVVGLDIAGVDLVAQDISRPLEEQGAAIVEVNAGPGLIMHLKPAVGEPQPVGAAIVEHLFPDGANGRIPIVGVTGSRGKTMVAQMVTHLMQLTGLKVGLACSKGAFFNQRLQTTGNCANWTSANRILLNRQVEAAVFENDSRTILNEGLAYDRCTVGIVTSLDPNDTVPECAIVEPEHIYNVMRTQVDLVLPSGAAILNADDEAVAKMAELSDGEVIFISKYGQNETTQKHLQQGGKAIFTENEKIVLAHGPDKTVLTNISSIPVLQSSSKAHALENVLAAVGAAWALNIPKDIIVAGLQTYN
- a CDS encoding ABC transporter ATP-binding protein; the protein is MPEHWRFLLPRVLLADEQVLAFLELDLNTQLRYSNSLLCLTTHGLLASKTGQSLTTLESREAWEFWPYSANLRLNLHDHAGVASLELCHESGRLALWRFTLAQNPAANRLMQQYKLELGKFLGKIDPASDELVGQPLCPTCWVPLPPDQDDCPACTSENMTPPSTWTLFRLWRFAKPYKGQLLAGFLLTLASTAATLVPPYLTMPLMDEILLPYQSGKPIDYALAGLYLGGLLLAALLAWSLGWAKTYILALVSERIGADLRTTTYEHLLKLSLEYFGGKRTGDLMARIGSESDRICVFLSLHLLDFATDVLMILMTAAILVSINPWLALVTLIPLPFIAWMIHVVRDKLRYGFEKIDRIWSEVTSVLADTIPGIRVVKAFAQEQRESDRFNVANQHNLAVNDRVNKVWALFSPTITLLTEIGLLVVWAFGIWQISHDAITVGMLTACLAYISRFYTRLDSMSRIVSFTQKAATGAKRIFDILDHVSSVPEPVNPVKLGEVKGSIELQNVGFRYGNRSVTKGVNLKIAPGEMVGLVGHSGSGKSTLVNLICRFYDTAEGTIKIDGIDIRSIPVAEYRKHIGLVLQEPFLFFGTIADNIAYGKPDATRAEVIAAARAAHAHEFILRLPHGYDSLVGERGQSLSGGERQRISIARALLINPQILILDEATSSVDSTTEKEIQKALDNLVQGRTTIAIAHRLSTLRKADRLIVLDKGQVIEEGSHEQLMAVQGVYHRMYETQARQAMEATEENELGVSHG
- a CDS encoding DUF1854 domain-containing protein, whose protein sequence is MAEFDHLRFTLSRNAFGHLSLESDQGTFTDVVPVRAFPISDPDQSIAIVDREGHELVWLDQLNQTSAENQALINEELAAREFMPVLTKINDVSTFATPSTWQVETSRGATQFILRGEDDIRRINKTMFLVSDNHGVQYLIQDIQSLDKHSRRLLDRFL
- a CDS encoding amino acid permease; the encoded protein is MVHNNHELKRSLQPRHIRLMALGSTIGVGLFLGSATAIQLAGPSIILGYVLAGLVAFIVLRALGEMAVHEPVAGSFAHYAGKYMSPLAGYLVGWGYWTYWVVVGLAEVTAVGMYMSLWFPDVPQWIWALASIVCMGGINFVAVKVFGEFEFWFSLIKVVAIVTMIGMGLGMIFFGMGNGGEPIGVANLWQHGGIFPNGVEGFLLSLQMVLFAYVGIEMIGLSAGEAENPSKTIPMAIDSLAWRILIFYVGALFVILSIFPWHEVGSSGSPFVSMFESMGLREAAGVINFVVITAALSSCNAGIFSGGRLLLGLSRVGNAPKALGELSSEGVPYKAIIFTVIFPTLGVALNYFVPEKAFQWITAAVTLIGLLVWIAILVTQICFRKHLSKKQIGDLSYKAVGWPYASWFAIGFVFFVIGLMWYSDLTRMGFYVGPPILILLTVFYFAFGLHKKDRRA